From a region of the Enterobacter cancerogenus genome:
- a CDS encoding aspartate:alanine antiporter, with product MNINVADLLNGNYILLLFVVLALGLCLGKLRLGSVQLGNSIGVLVVSLLLGQQHFSINTDALNLGFMLFIFCVGVEAGPNFFSIFFRDGKNYLMLALVMVGSALLIALGLGKLFGWDIGLTAGMLAGSMTSTPVLVGAGDTLRHSGMAGAQLSTALDHLSLGYALTYLIGLVSLIVGARYLPKLQHQDLQTSAQQIARERGLDTDSKRKVYLPVIRAYRVGPELVAWADGKNLRELGIYRQTGCYIERIRRNGILANPDGDAVLQMGDDIALVGYPDAHARLDPSFRNGKEVFDRDLLDMRIVTEEIVVKNHNAVGRRLAQLKLTDHGCFLNRVIRSQIEMPIDDNVVLNKGDVLQVSGDARRVKTVADRIGFISIHSQVTDLLAFCAFFIVGLMIGMITFQFSNFSFGIGNAAGLLFAGIMLGFLRANHPTFGYIPQGALNMVKEFGLMVFMAGVGLSAGSGIGNSLGAVGWQMLVSGLIVSLVPVVICFLFGAYVLRMNRALLFGAMMGARTCAPAMEIISDTARSNIPALGYAGTYAIANVLLTLAGTLIIIIWPGLG from the coding sequence GTGAATATAAACGTCGCAGACTTGTTAAATGGGAATTACATCCTGTTATTATTTGTGGTACTGGCATTGGGCCTTTGCCTGGGAAAATTACGCCTCGGGTCGGTTCAACTTGGTAATTCCATTGGCGTTTTAGTCGTCTCTTTATTATTAGGTCAGCAGCATTTCAGCATTAACACGGACGCCCTCAACTTAGGCTTTATGTTGTTTATTTTTTGTGTGGGTGTTGAAGCGGGTCCCAACTTTTTTTCAATTTTCTTCCGCGACGGCAAAAATTACCTGATGCTGGCGCTGGTGATGGTTGGCAGCGCGCTGCTGATTGCGTTAGGCCTGGGTAAGCTGTTTGGCTGGGACATTGGCCTGACGGCGGGTATGCTTGCCGGCTCGATGACCTCCACCCCGGTTCTGGTGGGTGCGGGTGATACCCTGCGCCACTCGGGGATGGCCGGAGCGCAGCTGTCCACCGCGCTCGACCATCTGAGCCTTGGCTATGCCCTGACCTACCTGATTGGGCTGGTGAGCCTGATCGTCGGCGCGCGTTATCTCCCTAAACTCCAGCATCAGGATCTGCAGACCAGCGCCCAGCAGATTGCCCGCGAGCGCGGTCTGGATACCGATTCCAAACGCAAAGTTTACCTGCCGGTGATCCGCGCCTACCGCGTAGGGCCAGAGCTGGTAGCCTGGGCCGACGGTAAAAACCTGCGCGAGCTGGGCATTTACCGCCAGACGGGCTGCTATATCGAACGTATTCGCCGCAACGGTATTCTGGCGAACCCGGACGGCGACGCGGTGCTGCAGATGGGCGATGACATCGCGCTGGTCGGTTATCCGGATGCCCATGCGCGCCTCGACCCGAGCTTCCGTAACGGCAAAGAGGTCTTTGACCGCGACCTGCTGGACATGCGTATCGTCACCGAAGAGATTGTGGTCAAAAACCACAACGCCGTTGGTCGCCGCCTGGCTCAGCTGAAGCTGACCGACCACGGCTGCTTCCTGAACCGCGTGATCCGCAGCCAGATTGAGATGCCTATCGACGATAACGTGGTGCTCAACAAAGGTGACGTGTTACAGGTGAGCGGCGACGCGCGCCGCGTGAAAACCGTTGCAGACCGTATCGGCTTTATCTCCATTCACAGCCAGGTCACCGACCTGCTAGCCTTCTGCGCCTTCTTTATCGTGGGCCTGATGATCGGGATGATCACCTTCCAGTTCAGCAACTTTAGCTTTGGCATCGGTAACGCCGCCGGGTTGCTGTTCGCCGGGATCATGCTGGGCTTCCTGCGTGCCAACCATCCGACCTTCGGCTATATCCCGCAGGGTGCGCTAAACATGGTGAAAGAGTTCGGGCTGATGGTCTTTATGGCCGGTGTTGGCCTGAGCGCGGGCAGCGGCATTGGCAACAGCCTGGGCGCCGTCGGCTGGCAAATGCTGGTGTCCGGCCTGATTGTCAGCCTGGTGCCGGTGGTGATCTGCTTCCTGTTTGGTGCCTACGTGCTGCGCATGAACCGCGCCCTGCTCTTCGGCGCCATGATGGGCGCACGTACCTGCGCGCCTGCGATGGAAATCATCAGCGATACCGCGCGCAGCAATATCCCGGCACTGGGGTACGCAGGCACCTATGCGATCGCTAACGTCCTGCTGACGCTGGCGGGTACGCTTATCATCATCATCTGGCCGGGACTCGGATAA